The genomic interval ATTACATTCATAATAATTTCTAGATACAAGATGTCTCTGATaatcttcaatatatatatttctttctctACGAGAGGAAAATAGAGTTGATCATCCAAATCCACCAACTTTTCATGATCTTCATCACTATTTCTACCATGTCTTGAACATATCCTACCCGCTAATGATTCCCATATTTATGATGTGAGGTTCTTCGACCAGTTCATTGCTTAGTATAATGGagaatttgagaaaatgaattcATGATCAGGTGCACAACACTTGCAACGCAAAGTGATTAGCATATTACAAACCTCATTGATAATAGCATAAATGGTACGGAACAAATTTGTGAGCATACAGTCATCATGTTTACCAGATGTGGtcttttgttaatttttccCATGATAAACTACATGAACATGCTAAACAAAGAAGTAGATTGATGTGGAGGTGTAAGAGGAGAAAACAGAGAGCAAATACTTCATCCCAGTTGATGGTAGAACAACCAAAACAACCAGGCTTGTTTGTAATTGACAATTCAGAATTGTTGAAATCGATTAGAAGGCAATCTAACATGGACATTCAGTAGATTGAGTAGTAGTATGGTTAattcaaaagtttcaatattAACCTTGACCTTTTCTAAAGGTTTCAAAACTACTATTGGAGtagaaatattataaaattttagacaaAAGTTGGGACCTAGAACGAAGTGACCTAGGTCTCAAATTTCTGTTTGAAATTTTAAGAGATTTCTCCGGTAAAGATGGTTTTGAAATGTTGAGGAAAGGTGTAGCATAATATTGTAACTTCTGAGAGAATAAAGATTCTTCTTAAACAAATGGCAAATTTCAAGGGTATTTTCTGTACCCTTGAAATTTTAGTAGTAAATATAATAAAGTCAATAGTGTTTTTTAAATAGATAAGCAATAGAAAAGTAGGGGATATTAACATTTTagtagtaaataataaaaatagtgTCTTTTAAGTAGATAAGCAAAAGAAAAGTactttccttcccttcctttgTGTCCTTGGATATGATTGAGCTAATTACGTTGTTTTTGGTGCAGTGAGAATAAACGCGAAGGTATGGGGAGTTGTCATGGGATGCTGAGAGGACCTTCTTTCCCATTAATCTGTGCCATAATAGAGTACTGTttccaaccaaaaaaaaaatcattaaaatttagaaaataatcaGGGTTAGGGATAAAAGAAGTGATAAAAGAAGTGGTATTAAGCAAAGCATAATTTCCACCAATCAAGGCTTGTCTACAATAAACCTGATAATTAATTGTGGCAGTCATCCCCAATTGAACCAAATACCTtaatcaatccaaaaaaaaacattataaaaaattaaattatttgaatgattaatttttgtaaagttaaaGAGTTAATTAGAAATTAAACCAGAATCCATTGGCAAAAGTATGAGAAACAGTTTTGCCACCACTGTTATAAGCACCACTAGATTCACCAACCCAAGGCTTAGAACAACAGGACTTACGCATATAATgcaaataaataacttatatttgaAAAGGTAATGCAGCACGAACTTACACATATAATGCTCAATGATATCCAAAGAAAAGCAATGCAGCATGAACTTACGCACATAatgcaaataaataatttatatttgaaaaggcACACAATATCAAATCTTTGAACAACAGAACTTAAAAGGaattaatgaatgttcaatGATAGAGAAGGTAAGTTGTATATATAGATTTCAGTCATTCATATATAAGAAATTCATAATATTAATTCATGCTTGGCAATCTCTTCGTCCCATCAAAAGTTCGTCTCAATAATGACACAATAGTTGGAATATCATCCCCATCCTTTAGAAAGTTCGGGTCCAAGTTGTATTACACATGGcacatttaaaaaattgtttttcattaaCAGGTAACAGCTAACAGCCACAAGCTCTTCAAATAAAAAGCAGAAGAATAATAATATGCCTCAATGTTCATGAAAGCTTCTACTTATAACAAAACAATAGAAACACAAACCTCATTTTTTGGTGCAACATGGCACTCTCGATCAGCAATAGCCCTTTTGTTACAAATTGCAAGCATTCAAAAATGCACTTACCAAGAACAATTTTCACCTGAATCCCTTGCTATTGCAAGAAATCCATCTCCTCCCCACCCCttccaaacacctaaaaaatacacaaacaaaaaaggtttaagacaaaggattgaacgTGAAAATGttatcagaattcatattcaactatccgtgtttattgggaatgtgcataaGGGATACTCACTTGACACTTATGTTCTAGAAAAATTTCACCAAATATTAAACCACCACACAATATGTGAGAGTGGAGgtatgagcgagagcgagaggggaCTTTATgtgcgagagcgagagtggaggtaTGAGCaaaagcgagagcgagagtaacGAGAGTAGCTAGCGGAGGGACGAGCGAAAGCGAGAGGGCTGCGTTGCAAAGACTATtagcaagagcgagagcgagagtgagagcggATGGACTTTATGAGTGAGAGCTAGGGATTTCAGCGAGAGGGGAGGGATTTGGGCGAGAGCCGAGAGGGTAGGGATTTGACCTTTATGAGCGAGCGAGGGATTTGGATGAGAGGGGAGGGATTTGGGTGGAGATATATACGTTGTGGTCTACAGGATTGGAATATCTGAATATGGCACACTTATGTAACAAATGGTGctggaaaaaaatgtcaaaagaatTACCAACCTGGGCCTTTCTGTTctattgtgtttttctttttcttcagctTGACACTTTCTAGAGAGATCAAACCTGAAAACAAATTATTAGGAGCAAAATCAATCTTGAATATGGTAATGATAACTTTATCTTCCTCATAAACAGCAACTGCAAGAACTTTAGAGATATCATGAAGTGAAAATGTGCTTCAGTGCACTAATACAAGCAAAAATGCCACATTTCTGCCATTCATGGAATGATTGTAAATACATAATCAAACTTGAAGATATTGATAAtactctaaaattttaatatagaaCGACATACCAGTAAGCTCTCCAACACCTAAAATGTTAACTTATTCTGAATCTGATGAGTCTGATCTCATACTTTGTCGTACACTTCTCCTGGTTTGTGCACTAGATTTTGAAGTATTTATGGATGATTCACCTTCGTGGAAGATGACTTGACATTTTTCCAATCTATCTTCCAATTCCTCTGTGCTAAATTCGTCAGTTCCACCAAGCTCATCAAATCTTACCTGATGGATTCACATGAGAGAAAGGTAATGTTAATAAAAACAACCATAATTCAGTAATCAATGATGTATTATCATAAAGGACATACCACATAGTCATCTACTTTTGCATTCTTGATCAGAGCAAGGGTTGGAAGAACAACGATCTTCAACTTCTCAGCCAGAAATGGACTTTTCTCAgcattaatttttacaaaacgTGTCTCAATATGTTGCTTTGCCAAAATGCTCAAGTGCTTGTCCATAACCTGTAATTTGTGTGAAAATACATTGTTCACCATTAAAATTCCCCAACTTCTCTGTCAAATGTTTGTTTCCGCAATAGTAGAAACCCAGCAGAAAAAAAACCCCTCAAGCTTCACTTCTAAACGTCCGCACAACATACAAATAAAAACCATTAATCAGTGACCTTCAAACTTCAAACATATAAATTTAAGCAACAAAAAAACAGATAATAATATGCGTTAAACATTTGGAATGCTAGTACTCAGATTGAAATATGGAGTGGGGACAAAGAAAATTTCACCTTTGAACAGATCTAACCCAGAGATCGAAGATTGAAATAGATCTGAGTTGGAAGAACAAGGATCTGAGCGACAATGACCGACTGGGCTACGACGAAAGGGATCTGAGCTACAATGACTGACTTGTACCTTTGATGGCTCGACTTCAATTGAATGGACAGCTGGGCTTGTACCTTCAACAACGGAACGAACTGTTGGGCTTCGTCggaatggatggtggatctcctAGAAGAAGACGACTAGATCTACTATGCTATGCGTGAAGAACGACAAATCTTCCACGACTAGATCTAAGGTATGACGAGGTCCAGAGAGCGAGGAGGTGGCGAGATGGTGTCGAGCTACGGCGAGCAGCGGGGCAAGGTCCATGGAGCGAGGAGGTGGCTGATAGGGAAAATAggatttagaaaaagaaatgaaaaaaaattgggggggggggggaggaatgggttttgttttgtttttttttttttttttaaaaaaaaaaagaatggatCTTTAATGTAGATTTTAAACGACATTAAAGGTATtacctacaatgtcggtttaaaaatcgacattaaagatcgttttttttttaaaaaaaaacaaaaccgacattatacatccggttttactttttccaaccgacattaaagcccaaaattcttgtaatgagataaatttagtgagttaccGGCATTCTGTTTCTTATCCAAGTATGATTCCAATGAtgaaaaaatatgcttctatttcttttcgTATACACTAGTCAACTTAGTTCTAAAATAGTCACCTCATGCAATATTTCTTGAAGttggggtttgctagcttttcttcaaactttctttacaacgcattctatgaccatcgcataacttattttaatcttttggcaatgacgacattgtcgcattttaaatttgggggtgagggtatttattttcgaccttgctattttttttttttaaaaaacatttttgagaataaaaactccactgtcaacgcaatgggaaacccatgttgataaagttaagttgtgaaaggcacttacttgtagttggatgtctgcatgacacacgtgggggcaagccaaaatgaaagtaagtcactaggatcaacgcaaaaataaatgatcgcaactccactgcctaATTGGTATGagttagtctgagaaagagtgcattgctcatagttggatgtttgcatgacacacgtggggcaagccaaaacgaaggtaagcactcagatcagcacaaggtcagagagagaaaaaaaatatatagaagaaaattgttgtgcaaggataaaatcatttgacactccggtaaaaaaaatcttttttgaaataaatcatgcgatgttccgaaatttagtaaagtccttttgaaagttaaacttgcagtccctaggtcttagaaatattttaagaagagacttgaataagacttaagaaaattcttgTATATAAGACTTGAATGatgtatccttgagaaatctatgAAAAGAACTTTGCAGTGGACTTgataaaggaatctttagcttatgcttgaggacaagcattgcttaaatttgggggtgtgataacaggaagaaatgcacgttatcattgtgctaagttattaaacaatgttggattgcattgataaaatattttaaattgcgtccattaagcataaatgctataatattgcggtcacatgcgttcagcgcattagaactattgatttttgtatttttgtgcagaatatgcgttaacacaatgcaaGATTACGATCATAGGAAACTATcagtcgagcgcaacttcaccataagactttgcgttgatcgtgcttgcaaacattcgcTCGAGAAGGATCGTCGAAACCTGGTCaatgcaacatggtgggcgcatctggatgaaaggccaattaagagtgatgggatagaaagctgataacagtcaaatccaaattaagttgacagtcgataatggtcaaaaagtacattcagctttatcggtaacaatcattcgacgagtcaatcaggaattaaagttgtcccatctgtacaaccgggagacaGAAGCCTCCGTTCACCATTGAttccctataaataccaagtgcattctttagaaaaggggttgatcagttaaCAAGTTCACCGTTTTTACAACcagttgcttctgttcatagttttcttttccattttaaggcgaagcaagagaagagtggtggcgctgaagatcgctcagggcaactcgagagagaaccttaggGCATAAGGGTAGAGAGTgagccgactctcgcgagagtgaatatctttagagcacgagtagaaacagtgtaaatgcctggcagcaagaaattgctaccaggctctttattatacttgcattgttatttatACTTCATCTTcgtatctattcaatggaagttctatttctacatctgctcactttcttaatacgcatgagtagctaaactagttgaatgggttgagaagaactaagttaatatgacctaggaagttcattgcttgcgattgtcttgttttatgctgtgcaaaataccctttagagt from Benincasa hispida cultivar B227 chromosome 10, ASM972705v1, whole genome shotgun sequence carries:
- the LOC120087608 gene encoding thioredoxin domain-containing protein 9 homolog, with product MDKHLSILAKQHIETRFVKINAEKSPFLAEKLKIVVLPTLALIKNAKVDDYVVRFDELGGTDEFSTEELEDRLEKCQVIFHEGESSINTSKSSAQTRRSVRQSMRSDSSDSE